The following nucleotide sequence is from Bombina bombina isolate aBomBom1 chromosome 11, aBomBom1.pri, whole genome shotgun sequence.
ctcgttctctctttttctttctctctttctccatttttttctctctctcattctctctttttctctctttctccttttctctctttctttctctctttctttctctctttctttcactttttctctctctttttctctctctttctccctttctttctctctctctctctctctctctctctctctctctctctctctctctctctctctctctctctctctctctctctctctctctctctttctttctttctctctctctctctctctctctctctctctctctttctttctctctctctctctttctttctgtctctctctctctctctctctttctttctttctttctttctttctctctctctctctctctctctctctctttctttctttctctctcgctctctctttctttctcactctctctctttctctctttctttctctctctctctctctctttctctctctctctctttctctctctctctctctctctctctttctttctctctctcgctctctctctctctctttctttctttctttctttctctctttctttctctctctctctctctctctctctctctctctctctctctctctctctctctctctctctctctctctctctctttctttctctccctctctctctttctttctctctctctctctctctctctctctctctctctctctctctttctttctttctttctttctttctttctttctttctttctctctcgcgctctctctctctctctctctctctctctctctttcttgctctctcgctctctcgctctctctctttctctctttctttctctctctctctctctctctctctctctctctttctttctctctctctctcacacacactctctctctttctttctttctttctctctctctttctctctcacacactctctctttctttctttctctctctctctctctctttctttctctctttccctctctctttttctttctctctctctctctctctctctctttctttctttctttctttctttctctctctctctctctctctctctctctttctttctttctctctctctcgctctctctttctttctcactctctctctttctttctctctcgctctctctctttctcactttctttctctctctctctctctctctctctttctttctttctttctttctttctctctcctctgtctctctctcctctctctctccctctctctctctctctctctctctctctctctctctctctctctctctctctctctctctctctctctctctctctctctctctctctctctctctctctctctctctctctctttctttctctctctgtctctcctctttctttctctctctctcctctttctttatttttatttttctctctctttctctctccctctctctccctctctctctttctccatttctttctctctcttgttctctctttttctttctctctttctttctccatttttttctctctctcattctctctttttctctctctctcattctctctttttctctctttctccttttctctctttctttctctctttctttctctctttctttctctctttctttctctctttctctctctttctccctttcttcccctctctctctctctctctctctctctctctctctctctctctctctctctctctctctctctctctctctctctctctctctctctctctctctctctctctctctctttctttctttctttctttctttctttctttctctctctctctctctctctctctctctctctctctctctctctctctctctctctctctctctctctctctctctctctctctctctctctctctctctctctctctctctctctctctctctctctctctctctctctctctctctctctctctctctctctctctctctttctttctctctcgctctctcgctctctctctttctctctttctttctctctctctctctctctctctttctttctctctctctctctctttctttctttctttctttctctctttctttctttctttctttctttctctctcgctctctctctctttctttctttctctctctctctctctctctctctttctttctctctctctctctttctttctctctctctctctctctctttctttctttctctctctctctctctctctctctctctctctctctctctttctttctttctctctttctctctctctcgctctctctttctttctcactctctctctttctttctctctcgctctctctctttctctctttctttctctctctttctttctttctctctctctctctctctctctctctctctctctctctctctctctctctctctctctctctctctctctctctctctctctctctctctctctctctctctctctctctctttctctctctgtctctctctgtctctctctctttctttctctctctctcctctttctttatttttatttttctctctctttctccatttctttctctctcttgttctctctttttctttctctctttctttctccatttttttctctctctcattctctctttttctctctctctcgttctctctttttctctctttctccttttctctctttctttctctctttctttctctctttctttctctctttctttctctctttctctctctttctccctttcttcctctctctctctctctctctctctctctctctctctctctctctctctctctctctctctctttctctttctctttctctttctctttctctttctctttctctttctctttctctttctctttctctttctctttctctttctctttctctttctctttctctttctctttctctttctctttctctttctctctctctctctctctctctctctctctctctctctctctctctctctctttctttctttctttctttctttctctctctctctctctctctttctccctttcttcctctctctctctctctctctctctctctctctctctctctctctctctctctctctctctctctctctctctctttctctctctctctctctctctctctctctctctctctctctctctctttctctctctctctctctctctctctctctttctctctctctctctttctttctctctctctctctctctctctctttctttctttctttctctctctctctcacacacacacactctttctctctctttctctcttattctccctttctctctgtttttctctctcaccaATTGCCAAAGCCATGATAAGTTTGTCCTTTACGTGGCTCGTTCTTTTAGCTTTAAAGGTAAACTAGTTAATTCATGTTTTCAGGAAGCACTTGTTCATTACTACTGTACCTCAACAATTACATAAACATTTTTGCCTTTGTCTTTATTGCACAAAGTGGCACTCAAAGCAAAACCCTTAGCTGATCAAATGTTGCCAACTACTCATTTTCTTTTAAAAGACGTATTGTTCTAAAACAAGGTGCTGCTTTACTGTCTGTAAGATAAGGTTATTTCTAAGTATTTTTTGTTTCTTAGAAATTAACATTCTAATCTTATTTTTTTTGTCTGGgacctatttaaaggaacagtaaagtcaaacttaaaccttCGTAATTcagtgtatgcaattttaagcaactttcctatttacctctgttctctaatttgcttcattttcttggtatcctgtgttgaaaagcatatctaagaaTGATCAGAAGCAGCAATGAGCTACTGGGTGCTagatgctgattgttggctgcatacatacacctcttgtcgttggctcaccagctgtgttcagctatctcccagttgtgtattgctgctctttcaacaaaagttacatgacccagatattcaaaacatcattgatatattccaaaaaagtgggctgaacctcgcTATTCTGATGAGTGGTGAGGTGTCTCCCTTAGG
It contains:
- the LOC128642194 gene encoding trichohyalin-like, producing the protein RERKRERERERERKRERERERERERERERKREREREREREREREREREREREREEEREKERERERERKKERKKEREREREREREREREREKEKEKEKEKEKEKEKEKEKEKEKEKEKEKEKEKEKEKEKEKEKRERERERERERERERERERERERERERERERERERKKERERKKERKRESERERKRESEKERESERERKRERKKEREREREREREREKERKREREREKERERERKKERERERERKKERERERERKKERKKEREKERKKERERERERKRERERERKKERKRESERAREKERERERERERERERERERERERERERERERERERERERERERERERERERERERERERERKKERKKERKRERERERERERERERERERERERERERERERERERGEEREKEREREKEREKEREKEREKEREKRRKREKERMREREKERMRERKKWRKKERKKKREQERE